A DNA window from Ficedula albicollis isolate OC2 chromosome 28, FicAlb1.5, whole genome shotgun sequence contains the following coding sequences:
- the TLE2 gene encoding transducin-like enhancer protein 2 isoform X2, translating to MQRHYVMYYEMSYGLNIEMHKQAEIVKRLSAICAQIIPFLTQEHQQQVLQAVERAKQVTMGELNSIVGQQQLQHLSHHASPLPLAPHPSSMQPSSLSGASGTSGLLALSGALMAQAQLATKEDRVAQDGENREHTPSRSVSSSPAESLQDERTGLKRKREEKELPGHSDSDGDKSDYNLVVDEDPPSEPGSPGHSPSRRRELPQSPASLGSSGSPAQPKEQSPTNSVASAPTSKPSSSPPPRDSLTPGPGPSSATPLRPPPAKAPSTDSVTLRSPLSSSSPYTSSLGMLPHATLSGELPAPGLYMGIHLSPQVSSAVLYGRSPMVAFESHPHLRAATLSSSLPTIPGGKPAYSFHVSADGQMQPVPFPPDALIGSGIPRHARQLHTLTHGEVVCAVTISNSTRHVYTGGKGCVKVWDVGQPGTKTAVAQLDCLNRDNYIRSCKLLPDGRSLIVGGEASTLSIWDLAAPTPRIKAELTSSAPACYALAISPDAKVCFSCCSDGNIVVWDLQNQTLVRQFQGHTDGASCIDISNYGTKLWTGGLDNTVRCWDLREGRQLQQHDFSSQIFSLGYCPMGEWLAVGMESSNVEILHVTKPDKYQLHLHESCVLSLKFASCGREVVCEHREGQPAQRLESTLRSQHLPV from the exons GCAGAGATTGTCAAGAGGCTGAGTGCCATTTGTGCCCAGATTATTCCCTTCCTGACGCAGGAG caccagcagcaggtcctgcaggcAGTGGAACGGGCCAAGCAGGTGACCATGGGGGAGCTCAACAGCATCGTCGGG cagcagcagcttcagcaccTCTCCCACCACGCATCCCCCCTCCCGCTGGCACCCCACCCCTCCAGCATGCAGCCCTCTAGCCTGAGCGGGGCCAGCGGCACCTCGGGGCTCCTGGCCCTCTCGGGGGCACTGATGGCACAGGCTCAGCTGGCCACCAAGGAGGACAGAGTGGCCCAGGATGGGGAGAACAGAG AACACACCCCAAGCCGG AGCGTTTCTTCCTCCCCTGCCGAGAGCCTGCAGGACGAGCGGACGGGGCTGAAGAGGAAgcgggaggagaaggagctgcctgggcatTCT GACAGCGATGGGGACAAGAGTGACTACAACCTCGTGGTGGATGAG GACCCGCCCTCGGAGCCCGGCAGCCCGGGTCACTCGCCCAGTCGCCGCCGGGAGCTGCCGCAGAGCCCCGCGTCCCTCGGCTCCAGCGGGAGCCCCGCGCAGCCCAAGGAGCAGAGCCCG ACCAACTCTGTGGCCAGCGCTCCCACCTCCAagccctcctcttcccctccacCCCGTGACTCCCTCACGCCCGGCCCCGGGCCCAGCTCGGCCACCCCGCTCCGGCCACCCCCGGCCAAGGCCCCCAGCACCGACAGCGTCA CTCTCCGCAGccccctgagctcctccagcccctaCACGTcctccctggggatgctgccccACGCCACCCTCAGCggggagctcccagcccctgggctctACATGGGCATCCACCTCTCACCCCAGGTCAGCAGCGCGGTGCTCTACGGCCGCTCGCCCATG GTGGCGTTTGAGTCGCACCCTCACCTGAGAGCTGCCACCCTCTCCTCTTCACTCCCCACCATCCCCGGAGGGAAGCC tGCCTACTCCTTCCACGTCAGCGCCGACGGGCAGATGCAGCCGGTGCCTTTCCCCCCCGACGCCCTCATCGGCTCCGGCATCCCCCGGCACGCGCGGCAGCTGCACACCCTGACCCACGGCGAGGTGGTCTGCGCTGTCACCATCAGCAACTCCACGCGACACGTCTACACCGGGGGCAAGGGCTGCGTCAAGGTGTGGGACGTGGGGCAGCCGGGCACCAAGACGGCCGTGGCTCAGCTGGACTGcctg AACCGTGACAACTACATCCGTTCCTGCAAGCTGCTCCCCGACGGCCGCAGCCTGATCGTGGGGGGGGAGGCCAGCACCCTGTCCATCTGGGACCTGGCAGCCCCCACGCCCCGCATCAAGGCTGAGCTCACCTCCTCTGCCCCCGCCTGCTATGCCCTGGCCATCAGCCCTGATGCCAAagtctgcttctcctgctgcagcgaCGGCAACATCGTGGTGTGGGACCTGCAGAACCAGACACTGGTCAG GCAGTTTCAAGGCCACACAGACGGTGCCAGCTGCATTGACATCTCTAACTACGGCACCAAGCTGTGGACAGGGGGGCTGGACAACACCGTGCGCTGCTGGGACCTGCGGGAGGGgcggcagctgcagcagcacgaCTTCAGCTCCCAG ATCTTCTCCCTGGGCTACTGCCCCATGGGAGAGTGGCTggcagtggggatggagagcagcaacGTGGAGATCCTGCACGTCACCAAACCCGACAAGTACCAGCTGCACCTCCACGAGAGCTGTGTCCTCTCTCTCAAATTCGCCTCCTGCGGTAG ggaagtggtttgtgagcacagggaaggaCAACCTGCTCAACGCCTGGAGAGCACCCTACGGAGCCAGCATCTTCCAG TCTAA
- the TLE2 gene encoding transducin-like enhancer protein 2 isoform X8, which translates to MQRHYVMYYEMSYGLNIEMHKQAEIVKRLSAICAQIIPFLTQEHQQQVLQAVERAKQVTMGELNSIVGQQQLQHLSHHASPLPLAPHPSSMQPSSLSGASGTSGLLALSGALMAQAQLATKEDRVAQDGENREHTPSRSVSSSPAESLQDERTGLKRKREEKELPGHSDSDGDKSDYNLVVDEVAFESHPHLRAATLSSSLPTIPGGKPAYSFHVSADGQMQPVPFPPDALIGSGIPRHARQLHTLTHGEVVCAVTISNSTRHVYTGGKGCVKVWDVGQPGTKTAVAQLDCLNRDNYIRSCKLLPDGRSLIVGGEASTLSIWDLAAPTPRIKAELTSSAPACYALAISPDAKVCFSCCSDGNIVVWDLQNQTLVRQFQGHTDGASCIDISNYGTKLWTGGLDNTVRCWDLREGRQLQQHDFSSQIFSLGYCPMGEWLAVGMESSNVEILHVTKPDKYQLHLHESCVLSLKFASCGKWFVSTGKDNLLNAWRAPYGASIFQSKESSSVLSCDISVNDKFIVTGSGDKKATVYEVVY; encoded by the exons GCAGAGATTGTCAAGAGGCTGAGTGCCATTTGTGCCCAGATTATTCCCTTCCTGACGCAGGAG caccagcagcaggtcctgcaggcAGTGGAACGGGCCAAGCAGGTGACCATGGGGGAGCTCAACAGCATCGTCGGG cagcagcagcttcagcaccTCTCCCACCACGCATCCCCCCTCCCGCTGGCACCCCACCCCTCCAGCATGCAGCCCTCTAGCCTGAGCGGGGCCAGCGGCACCTCGGGGCTCCTGGCCCTCTCGGGGGCACTGATGGCACAGGCTCAGCTGGCCACCAAGGAGGACAGAGTGGCCCAGGATGGGGAGAACAGAG AACACACCCCAAGCCGG AGCGTTTCTTCCTCCCCTGCCGAGAGCCTGCAGGACGAGCGGACGGGGCTGAAGAGGAAgcgggaggagaaggagctgcctgggcatTCT GACAGCGATGGGGACAAGAGTGACTACAACCTCGTGGTGGATGAG GTGGCGTTTGAGTCGCACCCTCACCTGAGAGCTGCCACCCTCTCCTCTTCACTCCCCACCATCCCCGGAGGGAAGCC tGCCTACTCCTTCCACGTCAGCGCCGACGGGCAGATGCAGCCGGTGCCTTTCCCCCCCGACGCCCTCATCGGCTCCGGCATCCCCCGGCACGCGCGGCAGCTGCACACCCTGACCCACGGCGAGGTGGTCTGCGCTGTCACCATCAGCAACTCCACGCGACACGTCTACACCGGGGGCAAGGGCTGCGTCAAGGTGTGGGACGTGGGGCAGCCGGGCACCAAGACGGCCGTGGCTCAGCTGGACTGcctg AACCGTGACAACTACATCCGTTCCTGCAAGCTGCTCCCCGACGGCCGCAGCCTGATCGTGGGGGGGGAGGCCAGCACCCTGTCCATCTGGGACCTGGCAGCCCCCACGCCCCGCATCAAGGCTGAGCTCACCTCCTCTGCCCCCGCCTGCTATGCCCTGGCCATCAGCCCTGATGCCAAagtctgcttctcctgctgcagcgaCGGCAACATCGTGGTGTGGGACCTGCAGAACCAGACACTGGTCAG GCAGTTTCAAGGCCACACAGACGGTGCCAGCTGCATTGACATCTCTAACTACGGCACCAAGCTGTGGACAGGGGGGCTGGACAACACCGTGCGCTGCTGGGACCTGCGGGAGGGgcggcagctgcagcagcacgaCTTCAGCTCCCAG ATCTTCTCCCTGGGCTACTGCCCCATGGGAGAGTGGCTggcagtggggatggagagcagcaacGTGGAGATCCTGCACGTCACCAAACCCGACAAGTACCAGCTGCACCTCCACGAGAGCTGTGTCCTCTCTCTCAAATTCGCCTCCTGCG ggaagtggtttgtgagcacagggaaggaCAACCTGCTCAACGCCTGGAGAGCACCCTACGGAGCCAGCATCTTCCAG TCTAAGGAGTCCTCGTCAGTCCTGAGCTGTGACATTTCTGTCAACGACAAATTCATCGTTACGGGCTCTGGTGACAAGAAGGCCACGGTGTACGAGGTGGTTTACTGA
- the TLE2 gene encoding transducin-like enhancer protein 2 isoform X1, with translation MQRHYVMYYEMSYGLNIEMHKQAEIVKRLSAICAQIIPFLTQEHQQQVLQAVERAKQVTMGELNSIVGQQQLQHLSHHASPLPLAPHPSSMQPSSLSGASGTSGLLALSGALMAQAQLATKEDRVAQDGENREHTPSRSVSSSPAESLQDERTGLKRKREEKELPGHSDSDGDKSDYNLVVDEDPPSEPGSPGHSPSRRRELPQSPASLGSSGSPAQPKEQSPTNSVASAPTSKPSSSPPPRDSLTPGPGPSSATPLRPPPAKAPSTDSVTLRSPLSSSSPYTSSLGMLPHATLSGELPAPGLYMGIHLSPQVSSAVLYGRSPMVAFESHPHLRAATLSSSLPTIPGGKPAYSFHVSADGQMQPVPFPPDALIGSGIPRHARQLHTLTHGEVVCAVTISNSTRHVYTGGKGCVKVWDVGQPGTKTAVAQLDCLNRDNYIRSCKLLPDGRSLIVGGEASTLSIWDLAAPTPRIKAELTSSAPACYALAISPDAKVCFSCCSDGNIVVWDLQNQTLVSFKATQTVPAALTSLTTAPSCGQGGWTTPCAAGTCGRGGSCSSTTSAPRSSPWATAPWESGWQWGWRAATWRSCTSPNPTSTSCTSTRAVSSLSNSPPAVGKWFVSTGKDNLLNAWRAPYGASIFQSKESSSVLSCDISVNDKFIVTGSGDKKATVYEVVY, from the exons GCAGAGATTGTCAAGAGGCTGAGTGCCATTTGTGCCCAGATTATTCCCTTCCTGACGCAGGAG caccagcagcaggtcctgcaggcAGTGGAACGGGCCAAGCAGGTGACCATGGGGGAGCTCAACAGCATCGTCGGG cagcagcagcttcagcaccTCTCCCACCACGCATCCCCCCTCCCGCTGGCACCCCACCCCTCCAGCATGCAGCCCTCTAGCCTGAGCGGGGCCAGCGGCACCTCGGGGCTCCTGGCCCTCTCGGGGGCACTGATGGCACAGGCTCAGCTGGCCACCAAGGAGGACAGAGTGGCCCAGGATGGGGAGAACAGAG AACACACCCCAAGCCGG AGCGTTTCTTCCTCCCCTGCCGAGAGCCTGCAGGACGAGCGGACGGGGCTGAAGAGGAAgcgggaggagaaggagctgcctgggcatTCT GACAGCGATGGGGACAAGAGTGACTACAACCTCGTGGTGGATGAG GACCCGCCCTCGGAGCCCGGCAGCCCGGGTCACTCGCCCAGTCGCCGCCGGGAGCTGCCGCAGAGCCCCGCGTCCCTCGGCTCCAGCGGGAGCCCCGCGCAGCCCAAGGAGCAGAGCCCG ACCAACTCTGTGGCCAGCGCTCCCACCTCCAagccctcctcttcccctccacCCCGTGACTCCCTCACGCCCGGCCCCGGGCCCAGCTCGGCCACCCCGCTCCGGCCACCCCCGGCCAAGGCCCCCAGCACCGACAGCGTCA CTCTCCGCAGccccctgagctcctccagcccctaCACGTcctccctggggatgctgccccACGCCACCCTCAGCggggagctcccagcccctgggctctACATGGGCATCCACCTCTCACCCCAGGTCAGCAGCGCGGTGCTCTACGGCCGCTCGCCCATG GTGGCGTTTGAGTCGCACCCTCACCTGAGAGCTGCCACCCTCTCCTCTTCACTCCCCACCATCCCCGGAGGGAAGCC tGCCTACTCCTTCCACGTCAGCGCCGACGGGCAGATGCAGCCGGTGCCTTTCCCCCCCGACGCCCTCATCGGCTCCGGCATCCCCCGGCACGCGCGGCAGCTGCACACCCTGACCCACGGCGAGGTGGTCTGCGCTGTCACCATCAGCAACTCCACGCGACACGTCTACACCGGGGGCAAGGGCTGCGTCAAGGTGTGGGACGTGGGGCAGCCGGGCACCAAGACGGCCGTGGCTCAGCTGGACTGcctg AACCGTGACAACTACATCCGTTCCTGCAAGCTGCTCCCCGACGGCCGCAGCCTGATCGTGGGGGGGGAGGCCAGCACCCTGTCCATCTGGGACCTGGCAGCCCCCACGCCCCGCATCAAGGCTGAGCTCACCTCCTCTGCCCCCGCCTGCTATGCCCTGGCCATCAGCCCTGATGCCAAagtctgcttctcctgctgcagcgaCGGCAACATCGTGGTGTGGGACCTGCAGAACCAGACACTGGTCAG TTTCAAGGCCACACAGACGGTGCCAGCTGCATTGACATCTCTAACTACGGCACCAAGCTGTGGACAGGGGGGCTGGACAACACCGTGCGCTGCTGGGACCTGCGGGAGGGgcggcagctgcagcagcacgaCTTCAGCTCCCAG ATCTTCTCCCTGGGCTACTGCCCCATGGGAGAGTGGCTggcagtggggatggagagcagcaacGTGGAGATCCTGCACGTCACCAAACCCGACAAGTACCAGCTGCACCTCCACGAGAGCTGTGTCCTCTCTCTCAAATTCGCCTCCTGCGGTAG ggaagtggtttgtgagcacagggaaggaCAACCTGCTCAACGCCTGGAGAGCACCCTACGGAGCCAGCATCTTCCAG TCTAAGGAGTCCTCGTCAGTCCTGAGCTGTGACATTTCTGTCAACGACAAATTCATCGTTACGGGCTCTGGTGACAAGAAGGCCACGGTGTACGAGGTGGTTTACTGA
- the TLE2 gene encoding transducin-like enhancer protein 2 isoform X6, with the protein MQRHYVMYYEMSYGLNIEMHKQAEIVKRLSAICAQIIPFLTQEHQQQVLQAVERAKQVTMGELNSIVGQQQLQHLSHHASPLPLAPHPSSMQPSSLSGASGTSGLLALSGALMAQAQLATKEDRVAQDGENREHTPSRSVSSSPAESLQDERTGLKRKREEKELPGHSDSDGDKSDYNLVVDEDPPSEPGSPGHSPSRRRELPQSPASLGSSGSPAQPKEQSPTNSVASAPTSKPSSSPPPRDSLTPGPGPSSATPLRPPPAKAPSTDSVTLRSPLSSSSPYTSSLGMLPHATLSGELPAPGLYMGIHLSPQVSSAVLYGRSPMVAFESHPHLRAATLSSSLPTIPGGKPAYSFHVSADGQMQPVPFPPDALIGSGIPRHARQLHTLTHGEVVCAVTISNSTRHVYTGGKGCVKVWDVGQPGTKTAVAQLDCLNRDNYIRSCKLLPDGRSLIVGGEASTLSIWDLAAPTPRIKAELTSSAPACYALAISPDAKVCFSCCSDGNIVVWDLQNQTLVRQFQGHTDGASCIDISNYGTKLWTGGLDNTVRCWDLREGRQLQQHDFSSQIFSLGYCPMGEWLAVGMESSNVEILHVTKPDKYQLHLHESCVLSLKFASCGKWFVSTGKDNLLNAWRAPYGASIFQSKESSSVLSCDISVNDKFIVTGSGDKKATVYEVVY; encoded by the exons GCAGAGATTGTCAAGAGGCTGAGTGCCATTTGTGCCCAGATTATTCCCTTCCTGACGCAGGAG caccagcagcaggtcctgcaggcAGTGGAACGGGCCAAGCAGGTGACCATGGGGGAGCTCAACAGCATCGTCGGG cagcagcagcttcagcaccTCTCCCACCACGCATCCCCCCTCCCGCTGGCACCCCACCCCTCCAGCATGCAGCCCTCTAGCCTGAGCGGGGCCAGCGGCACCTCGGGGCTCCTGGCCCTCTCGGGGGCACTGATGGCACAGGCTCAGCTGGCCACCAAGGAGGACAGAGTGGCCCAGGATGGGGAGAACAGAG AACACACCCCAAGCCGG AGCGTTTCTTCCTCCCCTGCCGAGAGCCTGCAGGACGAGCGGACGGGGCTGAAGAGGAAgcgggaggagaaggagctgcctgggcatTCT GACAGCGATGGGGACAAGAGTGACTACAACCTCGTGGTGGATGAG GACCCGCCCTCGGAGCCCGGCAGCCCGGGTCACTCGCCCAGTCGCCGCCGGGAGCTGCCGCAGAGCCCCGCGTCCCTCGGCTCCAGCGGGAGCCCCGCGCAGCCCAAGGAGCAGAGCCCG ACCAACTCTGTGGCCAGCGCTCCCACCTCCAagccctcctcttcccctccacCCCGTGACTCCCTCACGCCCGGCCCCGGGCCCAGCTCGGCCACCCCGCTCCGGCCACCCCCGGCCAAGGCCCCCAGCACCGACAGCGTCA CTCTCCGCAGccccctgagctcctccagcccctaCACGTcctccctggggatgctgccccACGCCACCCTCAGCggggagctcccagcccctgggctctACATGGGCATCCACCTCTCACCCCAGGTCAGCAGCGCGGTGCTCTACGGCCGCTCGCCCATG GTGGCGTTTGAGTCGCACCCTCACCTGAGAGCTGCCACCCTCTCCTCTTCACTCCCCACCATCCCCGGAGGGAAGCC tGCCTACTCCTTCCACGTCAGCGCCGACGGGCAGATGCAGCCGGTGCCTTTCCCCCCCGACGCCCTCATCGGCTCCGGCATCCCCCGGCACGCGCGGCAGCTGCACACCCTGACCCACGGCGAGGTGGTCTGCGCTGTCACCATCAGCAACTCCACGCGACACGTCTACACCGGGGGCAAGGGCTGCGTCAAGGTGTGGGACGTGGGGCAGCCGGGCACCAAGACGGCCGTGGCTCAGCTGGACTGcctg AACCGTGACAACTACATCCGTTCCTGCAAGCTGCTCCCCGACGGCCGCAGCCTGATCGTGGGGGGGGAGGCCAGCACCCTGTCCATCTGGGACCTGGCAGCCCCCACGCCCCGCATCAAGGCTGAGCTCACCTCCTCTGCCCCCGCCTGCTATGCCCTGGCCATCAGCCCTGATGCCAAagtctgcttctcctgctgcagcgaCGGCAACATCGTGGTGTGGGACCTGCAGAACCAGACACTGGTCAG GCAGTTTCAAGGCCACACAGACGGTGCCAGCTGCATTGACATCTCTAACTACGGCACCAAGCTGTGGACAGGGGGGCTGGACAACACCGTGCGCTGCTGGGACCTGCGGGAGGGgcggcagctgcagcagcacgaCTTCAGCTCCCAG ATCTTCTCCCTGGGCTACTGCCCCATGGGAGAGTGGCTggcagtggggatggagagcagcaacGTGGAGATCCTGCACGTCACCAAACCCGACAAGTACCAGCTGCACCTCCACGAGAGCTGTGTCCTCTCTCTCAAATTCGCCTCCTGCG ggaagtggtttgtgagcacagggaaggaCAACCTGCTCAACGCCTGGAGAGCACCCTACGGAGCCAGCATCTTCCAG TCTAAGGAGTCCTCGTCAGTCCTGAGCTGTGACATTTCTGTCAACGACAAATTCATCGTTACGGGCTCTGGTGACAAGAAGGCCACGGTGTACGAGGTGGTTTACTGA
- the TLE2 gene encoding transducin-like enhancer protein 2 isoform X7 gives MQRHYVMYYEMSYGLNIEMHKQAEIVKRLSAICAQIIPFLTQEHQQQVLQAVERAKQVTMGELNSIVGQQLQHLSHHASPLPLAPHPSSMQPSSLSGASGTSGLLALSGALMAQAQLATKEDRVAQDGENREHTPSRSVSSSPAESLQDERTGLKRKREEKELPGHSDSDGDKSDYNLVVDEDPPSEPGSPGHSPSRRRELPQSPASLGSSGSPAQPKEQSPTNSVASAPTSKPSSSPPPRDSLTPGPGPSSATPLRPPPAKAPSTDSVTLRSPLSSSSPYTSSLGMLPHATLSGELPAPGLYMGIHLSPQVSSAVLYGRSPMVAFESHPHLRAATLSSSLPTIPGGKPAYSFHVSADGQMQPVPFPPDALIGSGIPRHARQLHTLTHGEVVCAVTISNSTRHVYTGGKGCVKVWDVGQPGTKTAVAQLDCLNRDNYIRSCKLLPDGRSLIVGGEASTLSIWDLAAPTPRIKAELTSSAPACYALAISPDAKVCFSCCSDGNIVVWDLQNQTLVRQFQGHTDGASCIDISNYGTKLWTGGLDNTVRCWDLREGRQLQQHDFSSQIFSLGYCPMGEWLAVGMESSNVEILHVTKPDKYQLHLHESCVLSLKFASCGKWFVSTGKDNLLNAWRAPYGASIFQSKESSSVLSCDISVNDKFIVTGSGDKKATVYEVVY, from the exons GCAGAGATTGTCAAGAGGCTGAGTGCCATTTGTGCCCAGATTATTCCCTTCCTGACGCAGGAG caccagcagcaggtcctgcaggcAGTGGAACGGGCCAAGCAGGTGACCATGGGGGAGCTCAACAGCATCGTCGGG cagcagcttcagcaccTCTCCCACCACGCATCCCCCCTCCCGCTGGCACCCCACCCCTCCAGCATGCAGCCCTCTAGCCTGAGCGGGGCCAGCGGCACCTCGGGGCTCCTGGCCCTCTCGGGGGCACTGATGGCACAGGCTCAGCTGGCCACCAAGGAGGACAGAGTGGCCCAGGATGGGGAGAACAGAG AACACACCCCAAGCCGG AGCGTTTCTTCCTCCCCTGCCGAGAGCCTGCAGGACGAGCGGACGGGGCTGAAGAGGAAgcgggaggagaaggagctgcctgggcatTCT GACAGCGATGGGGACAAGAGTGACTACAACCTCGTGGTGGATGAG GACCCGCCCTCGGAGCCCGGCAGCCCGGGTCACTCGCCCAGTCGCCGCCGGGAGCTGCCGCAGAGCCCCGCGTCCCTCGGCTCCAGCGGGAGCCCCGCGCAGCCCAAGGAGCAGAGCCCG ACCAACTCTGTGGCCAGCGCTCCCACCTCCAagccctcctcttcccctccacCCCGTGACTCCCTCACGCCCGGCCCCGGGCCCAGCTCGGCCACCCCGCTCCGGCCACCCCCGGCCAAGGCCCCCAGCACCGACAGCGTCA CTCTCCGCAGccccctgagctcctccagcccctaCACGTcctccctggggatgctgccccACGCCACCCTCAGCggggagctcccagcccctgggctctACATGGGCATCCACCTCTCACCCCAGGTCAGCAGCGCGGTGCTCTACGGCCGCTCGCCCATG GTGGCGTTTGAGTCGCACCCTCACCTGAGAGCTGCCACCCTCTCCTCTTCACTCCCCACCATCCCCGGAGGGAAGCC tGCCTACTCCTTCCACGTCAGCGCCGACGGGCAGATGCAGCCGGTGCCTTTCCCCCCCGACGCCCTCATCGGCTCCGGCATCCCCCGGCACGCGCGGCAGCTGCACACCCTGACCCACGGCGAGGTGGTCTGCGCTGTCACCATCAGCAACTCCACGCGACACGTCTACACCGGGGGCAAGGGCTGCGTCAAGGTGTGGGACGTGGGGCAGCCGGGCACCAAGACGGCCGTGGCTCAGCTGGACTGcctg AACCGTGACAACTACATCCGTTCCTGCAAGCTGCTCCCCGACGGCCGCAGCCTGATCGTGGGGGGGGAGGCCAGCACCCTGTCCATCTGGGACCTGGCAGCCCCCACGCCCCGCATCAAGGCTGAGCTCACCTCCTCTGCCCCCGCCTGCTATGCCCTGGCCATCAGCCCTGATGCCAAagtctgcttctcctgctgcagcgaCGGCAACATCGTGGTGTGGGACCTGCAGAACCAGACACTGGTCAG GCAGTTTCAAGGCCACACAGACGGTGCCAGCTGCATTGACATCTCTAACTACGGCACCAAGCTGTGGACAGGGGGGCTGGACAACACCGTGCGCTGCTGGGACCTGCGGGAGGGgcggcagctgcagcagcacgaCTTCAGCTCCCAG ATCTTCTCCCTGGGCTACTGCCCCATGGGAGAGTGGCTggcagtggggatggagagcagcaacGTGGAGATCCTGCACGTCACCAAACCCGACAAGTACCAGCTGCACCTCCACGAGAGCTGTGTCCTCTCTCTCAAATTCGCCTCCTGCG ggaagtggtttgtgagcacagggaaggaCAACCTGCTCAACGCCTGGAGAGCACCCTACGGAGCCAGCATCTTCCAG TCTAAGGAGTCCTCGTCAGTCCTGAGCTGTGACATTTCTGTCAACGACAAATTCATCGTTACGGGCTCTGGTGACAAGAAGGCCACGGTGTACGAGGTGGTTTACTGA